A stretch of Bacteroidota bacterium DNA encodes these proteins:
- a CDS encoding PAS domain S-box protein yields MALHSGFETGQWQPDVQQRLLSRRERRFVQLLFGVAAAKRQFYRNSESSTSFRDVLQSLGKTLDVDRVFLARHVHGRPGSFVQHRIRMLHTWKSLRFRQKNITTETANPVRKRYASWYLQLSQGIPVGGVRHPFDTQAADAFKQLGVKFALLLPIMINETYWGVLGLEATDSRRDWSFHDETALQRIAMELGSIIAQSDLHMAATDTEDIAIPKDALQRLELESTILAQVSEAIVATDLSGRLVFFNAGAEIIFGLTSDEVIGQHISALTRNKSLQFATDPNILAAISERGTWSGRDALVLKDWRTREVTLTITPLRENHTEVGYIGVYRDVLRDVTVNRQQELRIEHRLRVESALVEASQKLVSDELIDFEKLLGLMGEAVGAETVYFVEIPSDKLLLQEVPVDEHGVMLPRVWKRKVEASDENIFIDLGPGVDSTVQRLVCKWNGKKLSRTLSAGEQTTLAVPVLSPQGKLHGYLGVEYGGRPPEWQEADSRVLSVLGDLLSTYFERQISEKALRDSEERYRTFVDTTSEAIWRIELEEGVDVSVSQDEQVRIIAARGSLAECNSVMAALLGTASHERLEGKPMSRVMPHLEIGVIQEFVRSGYRLLNHEYAASTDEQAVRHFVINAVGTIDENKLVRIWGSCIEVTERIRLEQQMVETLEEQQQTIGRDLHDGVGQLLTGVRMLSQNLAEKLKDEGDSYGQAKKVADFAGQASQRVREIYRGLTPTQLFYEGLATALNELAHNTNALPGVTCQYVTDGMIDVWERDTKMHLYRIVQEATNNALKHAEATEITISMDLSDNVIVLQVSDNGKGFDPSIRTGKSLGLNSMAYRARTIKGGFEIKSEKGAGTIVRCTLQENKIRQELTQIVHKEDVAKNGAS; encoded by the coding sequence TTGGCTTTACATTCGGGATTCGAAACCGGTCAATGGCAGCCGGACGTGCAGCAACGGCTATTGAGTCGGCGCGAGCGTCGGTTTGTGCAACTCCTCTTTGGGGTAGCTGCTGCCAAGCGCCAGTTTTACCGAAACAGCGAAAGTAGCACCTCTTTCAGAGACGTGCTTCAGTCGCTTGGTAAAACGCTAGATGTTGACCGCGTTTTCCTGGCGCGGCACGTGCATGGTCGACCGGGTTCTTTTGTTCAACATCGAATCCGAATGCTGCATACCTGGAAATCTCTCAGGTTTCGGCAAAAGAACATAACTACAGAAACGGCAAATCCTGTCCGCAAACGTTACGCCTCCTGGTACCTCCAGTTGTCGCAGGGCATCCCTGTTGGCGGTGTTCGTCACCCGTTTGATACGCAAGCTGCTGACGCTTTTAAGCAGTTGGGCGTAAAGTTTGCGCTATTACTGCCGATCATGATTAATGAGACCTATTGGGGCGTCCTGGGACTGGAAGCTACTGATTCCCGTCGCGATTGGTCATTTCATGACGAGACAGCATTACAAAGGATTGCTATGGAATTGGGAAGCATAATAGCCCAAAGCGATTTACACATGGCCGCAACGGATACAGAAGACATTGCCATTCCGAAAGACGCATTACAGCGGCTCGAGCTTGAGTCGACGATCCTGGCGCAGGTGAGCGAGGCGATTGTTGCAACGGATTTGTCTGGCCGGCTTGTGTTCTTCAATGCGGGAGCAGAAATCATCTTTGGCCTCACATCTGATGAAGTCATTGGGCAACATATTTCAGCCCTCACCCGCAACAAGTCTCTGCAATTTGCAACCGATCCCAATATCCTCGCGGCCATCAGTGAGCGGGGAACGTGGTCGGGACGCGATGCGCTGGTATTGAAAGATTGGCGCACCCGAGAGGTAACGCTAACCATTACCCCGCTCCGCGAAAACCATACAGAAGTCGGTTATATCGGTGTCTACCGTGATGTATTACGCGATGTAACGGTCAATCGGCAGCAGGAGCTCCGGATTGAACACCGGCTCCGCGTTGAAAGCGCGCTTGTAGAGGCTTCCCAGAAACTCGTATCAGACGAGTTGATCGATTTTGAGAAGTTGCTGGGCCTGATGGGGGAAGCGGTAGGCGCAGAAACTGTCTATTTTGTTGAAATCCCTTCAGATAAACTGCTTCTGCAAGAAGTACCGGTGGATGAACACGGCGTGATGCTGCCCCGCGTATGGAAACGCAAAGTAGAAGCATCTGACGAAAACATATTTATTGATCTTGGGCCGGGTGTCGACAGCACGGTGCAGCGCCTTGTGTGCAAATGGAACGGCAAAAAGTTGTCTCGCACCCTTTCTGCCGGCGAACAGACCACGCTTGCTGTCCCCGTACTCTCGCCGCAAGGCAAATTGCATGGATACCTCGGCGTGGAATATGGCGGACGCCCGCCTGAATGGCAGGAAGCTGACAGCCGGGTACTAAGTGTATTGGGTGATTTACTTTCTACCTACTTCGAGCGCCAGATATCTGAAAAAGCGCTGCGGGATAGCGAAGAGCGGTATCGAACATTTGTTGACACGACATCTGAAGCGATCTGGCGTATTGAGCTGGAAGAAGGCGTGGATGTATCGGTGTCGCAAGACGAGCAGGTTCGCATTATAGCTGCACGAGGAAGTCTTGCTGAGTGCAATTCTGTAATGGCTGCCTTGTTGGGCACAGCCTCACATGAAAGGCTGGAGGGGAAACCCATGAGCCGGGTGATGCCACATCTCGAAATTGGTGTCATCCAGGAGTTTGTACGCTCGGGATACCGGTTGCTTAACCATGAATACGCGGCTTCAACCGACGAGCAGGCTGTTCGGCATTTTGTGATTAATGCGGTAGGCACTATCGATGAAAACAAGCTGGTCCGTATCTGGGGCAGTTGTATCGAAGTAACGGAGCGTATCCGGCTTGAGCAGCAGATGGTAGAGACGCTTGAAGAGCAGCAGCAGACCATTGGGCGAGACCTGCACGACGGGGTTGGCCAGTTGCTTACTGGTGTTCGAATGTTGAGCCAGAATTTGGCAGAGAAATTAAAAGATGAAGGAGACAGCTATGGGCAGGCCAAAAAAGTCGCAGACTTTGCCGGCCAGGCCTCACAGCGGGTGCGCGAGATTTATCGTGGCCTGACGCCTACGCAGCTGTTCTACGAAGGATTGGCAACCGCATTAAACGAGCTTGCTCACAATACCAATGCGCTTCCCGGTGTCACATGCCAGTACGTTACCGATGGCATGATCGACGTATGGGAGCGCGACACGAAAATGCATTTGTATCGCATTGTTCAGGAAGCAACCAACAATGCGCTCAAACACGCTGAGGCAACAGAGATCACCATTTCAATGGATCTCAGTGACAATGTTATTGTGCTCCAGGTGTCCGATAACGGGAAAGGATTCGATCCGTCTATTCGCACAGGCAAATCGCTTGGGCTGAATAGTATGGCTTATCGCGCCAGAACCATAAAAGGTGGCTTCGAAATTAAGTCAGAGAAAGGGGCCGGAACGATAGTACGGTGTACCTTACAAGAAAATAAAATAAG